The proteins below are encoded in one region of Lactuca sativa cultivar Salinas chromosome 3, Lsat_Salinas_v11, whole genome shotgun sequence:
- the LOC111885835 gene encoding uncharacterized protein LOC111885835 yields MVNLVAIQEPLIILLMKMAGVQTHAIEIEPGTIMNFWVPNETIQKPNKKSKTTVVTTINPKPEKPVVVLVHGFAAEGIATWQFQIGSLSKEYSVYVPDLLFFGGSISDSPDRSPTFQAECLVKGLRKLGVERCVVVGFSYGGMVAFKMAELYPEMIRAMVISGSILSMTDSISELTLKELGFSSSSELLLPDSVKGLKALLSVATHKKLWFPDRLHKDYLEVMFNNRKERGELLEGLIVSNKDITIPYFPQRIHLLWGENDQIFKMELAQNMKWELGENTTVEGIPKAGHLVHIERPCVYSRCLKKFLASLPTEEPLHK; encoded by the exons AGTAGCCATACAGGAGCCACTGATTATCCTGTTGATGAAAATGGCCGGAGTCCAGACCCACGCCATCGAAATTGAGCCTGGAACCATCATGAACTTCTGGGTACCAAATGAAACCATTCAAAAACCCAACAAAAAATCAAAAACCACCGTCGTCACCACAATCAACCCCAAACCGGAGAAGCCGGTGGTCGTCTTAGTCCATGGTTTTGCTGCAGAGGGCATAGCCACATGGCAGTTTCAAATTGGCTCGCTCTCAAAGGAGTACTCTGTATACGTCCCGGATCTTCTCTTCTTCGGAGGATCAATCTCTGATAGCCCCGATCGGTCTCCGACGTTTCAGGCGGAGTGTTTGGTCAAAGGGTTGAGAAAGCTGGGTGTTGAGCGGTGTGTGGTGGTGGGTTTTAGTTATGGTGGGATGGTGGCGTTTAAGATGGCTGAATTGTACCCGGAGATGATTCGAGCTATGGTGATTTCAGGGTCGATACTTTCTATGACGGATTCGATAAGTGAGTTGACATTGAAAGAGTTAGGCTTTTCGTCGTCGTCGGAGCTTCTGTTGCCGGATTCGGTGAAGGGTTTGAAGGCCCTTTTATCTGTTGCGACACATAAGAAGTTATGGTTCCCTGACCGCCTCCATAAAGATTACCTCGAG GTTATGTTTAACAACAGAAAAGAAAGAGGTGAGCTACTAGAGGGATTGATAGTTAGCAACAAGGATATTACCATTCCATATTTTCCACAG AGAATACATCTTCTATGGGGCGAGAATGATCAAATATTTAAGATGGAGCTTGCTCAAAACATGAAATG GGAATTAGGAGAGAATACAACAGTTGAAGGGATACCAAAGGCTGGTCATCTTGTTCATATAGAACGACCATGTGTCTATAGTCGATGCCTCAAGAAGTTTCTTGCTTCACTACCAACTGAGGAACCACTACACAAATAA